Proteins encoded together in one Streptomyces sp. NBC_01216 window:
- a CDS encoding DMT family transporter — translation MTPFDGTALAVLLSLVSAAGYALAAVAQSRIAASSDGGRGSLRTLLARGQWWWAVGLNAAGALAHVVALHYGPLTLVQPLGALTLVAALPLGAHRARRRVSAAEWRGALWTLVGLVGLVSVTGPVRPGESLSLREALAVTAATTLLITALASGRISGRTGRVGRGGPGAAGGVGRARGLGHATASGIASGVASALTQTLTAALALELPGGALNWWQTTLVAVLIAGFAVSGLLLSQAAYRGGLAAPLAVVNLANPAAAAVIGVALLGETFRAGAWGWLVAAAAATVAARGVVLLTSGPGAPPSTSAPDATGTGPTAVSAGAATPPPTVARTRRTARPRTAPATPSTAPALTARTAHGAVRTTLPAPPVPAGGRRTG, via the coding sequence ATGACCCCCTTCGACGGCACCGCGCTCGCGGTGCTCCTCTCACTGGTCTCCGCCGCCGGGTACGCCCTCGCCGCGGTCGCCCAGTCCCGGATCGCGGCCTCCTCGGACGGCGGACGCGGCTCCCTTCGCACCCTGCTCGCCCGCGGACAGTGGTGGTGGGCGGTCGGGCTGAACGCGGCCGGCGCGCTGGCGCACGTGGTAGCCCTCCACTACGGCCCGCTGACCCTGGTTCAGCCGCTCGGCGCGCTCACGCTCGTGGCCGCGCTTCCCCTGGGGGCGCACCGCGCGCGGCGGCGGGTCTCCGCGGCGGAGTGGCGCGGGGCACTCTGGACGCTGGTCGGCCTGGTCGGCCTGGTCTCGGTCACCGGGCCGGTGCGGCCCGGTGAGTCGCTGAGTCTGCGGGAGGCGCTGGCCGTCACGGCGGCGACGACGCTGCTGATCACGGCCCTCGCCTCGGGACGGATCTCCGGGCGGACCGGCCGGGTCGGGCGCGGCGGTCCCGGCGCGGCCGGCGGCGTCGGCCGGGCCCGGGGTCTCGGCCATGCGACGGCCTCCGGAATCGCCTCGGGAGTCGCGTCCGCGCTGACCCAGACGCTGACCGCGGCGCTCGCGCTCGAACTACCGGGCGGCGCCCTGAACTGGTGGCAGACGACGCTCGTCGCCGTACTGATCGCCGGCTTCGCCGTCAGCGGTCTCCTGCTCTCACAGGCCGCCTACCGGGGCGGCCTCGCGGCCCCCCTGGCCGTGGTGAACCTCGCCAACCCGGCAGCCGCCGCGGTCATCGGGGTGGCGCTGCTCGGCGAGACGTTCCGCGCCGGGGCCTGGGGCTGGCTCGTCGCGGCGGCCGCCGCGACGGTCGCGGCGCGCGGGGTCGTGCTGTTGACGAGCGGCCCGGGTGCGCCCCCGTCCACGTCGGCCCCCGACGCGACGGGCACCGGGCCGACGGCCGTGAGCGCCGGCGCCGCGACGCCTCCCCCCACGGTGGCGCGGACCCGCCGAACGGCGCGCCCCCGCACCGCTCCGGCGACGCCCTCCACGGCTCCGGCGCTCACGGCCCGCACGGCCCACGGCGCCGTCCGGACGACGCTGCCCGCTCCCCCGGTGCCGGCCGGCGGCCGGCGCACGGGATGA
- a CDS encoding SPFH domain-containing protein translates to MADITRRAGWRHLRSAPTAHVRHHRRGRLVHDGTGLSFWFRSLSAALSEVPVNDRELAMAFHARTADFQDVSVQSTVTYRISDPAAAATRLDFSIDPDTGAWRGAPLEQIATLLTETAQQHALDVLARTPLAAALVDGVAAVRERTAVGLAAEPRLPDTGIEVVAVRVVAIRPEPEVERALRTPAREQIQQEADRATYERRAVAVERERTIAENELASRIELARQEERLVDQRGTNARREAEESAAADAVRAEAEAVRTVRLAQAEAEAAREVGEARAQAQAAWLRVHGEADAATLHALAVTRVAENLPRIENVTLSPDVLTGLLAKLGGGSGS, encoded by the coding sequence ATGGCCGACATCACCCGGCGCGCCGGCTGGCGCCACCTGCGTTCCGCACCCACCGCGCACGTCCGCCACCACCGTCGCGGACGGCTCGTCCACGACGGCACGGGCCTCAGCTTCTGGTTCAGGTCGCTGTCCGCCGCGCTCTCCGAGGTACCGGTGAACGACCGCGAGCTGGCGATGGCCTTCCATGCCCGCACCGCCGACTTCCAGGACGTGAGCGTGCAGTCGACCGTCACGTACCGCATCAGCGATCCGGCCGCCGCGGCCACCCGGCTCGACTTCTCGATCGACCCGGACACGGGAGCCTGGCGCGGCGCGCCACTGGAGCAAATCGCCACCCTGCTCACGGAGACCGCACAGCAGCACGCGCTCGACGTGCTCGCGCGCACGCCGCTCGCCGCGGCGCTGGTCGACGGCGTGGCCGCCGTGCGGGAACGGACGGCCGTGGGCCTGGCGGCCGAGCCGAGGCTGCCGGACACCGGGATCGAGGTGGTGGCGGTGCGCGTGGTGGCGATCCGGCCCGAGCCGGAGGTCGAACGTGCCCTGCGCACGCCCGCGCGGGAGCAGATCCAGCAGGAGGCCGACCGGGCCACCTACGAGCGGCGGGCCGTCGCCGTCGAGCGTGAACGGACCATCGCCGAGAACGAACTCGCGAGCAGGATCGAGCTGGCGCGCCAGGAGGAGCGGCTGGTCGACCAGCGCGGCACCAACGCGCGGCGCGAGGCGGAGGAGAGCGCGGCGGCCGACGCCGTACGGGCCGAGGCCGAGGCGGTGCGCACGGTCCGGCTGGCGCAGGCCGAGGCGGAGGCCGCCCGCGAGGTCGGCGAGGCGCGCGCCCAGGCGCAGGCGGCCTGGCTGCGGGTGCACGGAGAAGCCGACGCGGCCACCCTGCACGCTCTGGCGGTGACCCGGGTCGCGGAGAACCTGCCTCGGATCGAGAACGTCACCCTTTCGCCGGACGTCCTGACCGGGCTGCTCGCGAAGCTCGGCGGAGGGAGCGGATCGTGA
- a CDS encoding GNAT family N-acetyltransferase → MTSATPGPLDVSPATLRDWALVRTWAADEGWNPGVSDAPAFFAQDPGGFFLGRLDGEPVSAVSVVNYGERYSFLGFYLVRPDLRGLGHGMTTWRTALAHAGDRTVGLDGVPARQDDYRRSGFVPAHRNARYVGGIPLTEGRPVPVDGIVPASRVDPAALAAYDSVCYPADRPRFLTAWLSTPGHRALVRLVDGRPAGYGVVRPAQEEARVGPLFADTPEDAAVLLDALAAEARSFGSARIAVDMPEANPAAARLAEERGLRPTFETARMYTGPLRPVAQERTYGITTLELG, encoded by the coding sequence GTGACCTCCGCCACCCCCGGCCCGCTCGATGTCTCGCCCGCGACTCTGCGGGACTGGGCGCTGGTGCGCACCTGGGCGGCGGACGAGGGATGGAACCCGGGCGTGTCCGACGCCCCCGCGTTCTTCGCCCAGGACCCCGGCGGCTTCTTCCTCGGCCGCCTCGACGGGGAGCCGGTCTCTGCCGTCTCGGTCGTCAACTACGGCGAGCGGTACTCCTTCCTCGGTTTCTATCTGGTCCGGCCGGACCTGCGCGGGCTGGGGCACGGCATGACCACCTGGCGGACCGCTCTCGCCCATGCCGGGGACCGCACCGTCGGACTCGACGGGGTACCCGCCCGGCAGGACGACTACCGTCGCTCCGGATTCGTGCCGGCCCACCGCAACGCCCGCTACGTGGGCGGGATCCCGCTCACCGAGGGCCGCCCGGTCCCGGTGGACGGCATCGTGCCCGCTTCCCGGGTGGACCCGGCCGCACTCGCCGCGTACGACAGCGTCTGCTACCCCGCCGACCGCCCGCGTTTCCTCACCGCCTGGCTGAGCACCCCCGGCCACCGGGCCCTCGTGCGGCTCGTCGACGGCCGCCCGGCGGGATACGGGGTGGTCCGGCCGGCGCAGGAGGAGGCCCGGGTCGGCCCGCTGTTCGCCGACACGCCGGAGGACGCCGCCGTGTTGCTGGACGCCTTGGCGGCCGAGGCCCGGTCGTTCGGCTCGGCACGGATCGCCGTCGACATGCCGGAGGCCAATCCCGCGGCGGCGCGGCTGGCCGAGGAGCGGGGCCTGCGGCCGACGTTCGAGACGGCCCGGATGTACACCGGCCCGCTCCGGCCGGTCGCGCAGGAACGGACCTACGGGATCACCACCCTCGAACTGGGCTGA
- a CDS encoding S8 family peptidase — MTALPSAPVEKVIVTYKSRTAEAGSDAAAKSDAASKAAETGEAVSFERRLAGGAALVDLGDSATHQDVAEVMDAFRADPQVASVEPDIRAYAMAVTPNDTDYAKQWDLFEPTGGMNVPAAWDKTTGSGVTVAVIDTGYAAHSDLAANIVSGYDFISSSADARDGNGRDADARDEGDWNATDGECGTGSKASDSSWHGTHVAGTIGAVTHNSKGIAGIAYHAKVQPVRVLGKCGGSSSDIADAITWASGGSVPGVPANPTPAKVINMSLGGASSTCPSVYQNAINGAVSRGTTVVVAAGNSNANASGFTPANCANVITVASTSREGNRSFYSNYGSIVDVAAPGGETRRGTDTPGTVTTPENGIYSTLNSGATTQSAETYEPYQGTSMAAPHIAGLAALLKSAKGTLTPAEIESAIKSNARPLPGTCTGGCGTGIADTAKTVDAVTGTTPPAGNVFTNTTNVTISDYTTVSSAITVTGRSGNAPADLKVGVDIKHTWRGDLVIDLIAPDGTVRNLKASSSRDSADDVLATYTVNASSEPANGTWKLQVRDVAGGDTGYIDSWSLTF; from the coding sequence ATGACCGCGCTCCCCAGCGCTCCCGTCGAGAAGGTCATCGTCACCTACAAGTCCAGGACCGCCGAGGCCGGTTCCGACGCCGCCGCGAAGAGCGACGCGGCCTCGAAGGCCGCCGAGACGGGCGAGGCCGTCTCCTTCGAGCGCCGTCTCGCCGGCGGCGCAGCGCTGGTCGACCTGGGTGACAGCGCCACGCACCAGGACGTGGCCGAGGTCATGGACGCCTTCCGCGCCGACCCGCAGGTCGCCTCGGTGGAGCCCGACATCCGCGCCTACGCGATGGCGGTCACCCCGAACGACACCGACTACGCGAAGCAGTGGGACCTCTTCGAGCCCACGGGCGGCATGAACGTCCCGGCGGCCTGGGACAAGACGACCGGTTCGGGCGTCACCGTCGCCGTCATCGACACCGGATACGCGGCCCACTCGGACCTGGCGGCCAACATCGTCTCCGGCTACGACTTCATCTCCTCCTCGGCCGACGCCCGCGACGGCAACGGCCGTGACGCGGACGCCCGCGACGAGGGCGACTGGAACGCCACCGACGGCGAGTGCGGCACCGGTTCGAAGGCGAGCGACTCGTCCTGGCACGGCACCCACGTGGCCGGCACCATCGGTGCGGTCACCCACAACAGCAAGGGCATCGCGGGCATCGCGTACCACGCGAAGGTCCAGCCCGTGCGAGTGCTGGGCAAGTGCGGCGGCTCCTCCTCGGACATCGCCGACGCCATCACCTGGGCGTCCGGCGGTTCCGTGCCCGGTGTGCCGGCCAACCCGACCCCGGCCAAGGTCATCAACATGAGCCTGGGCGGCGCCAGCTCCACCTGCCCGAGCGTCTACCAGAACGCGATCAACGGCGCCGTCTCACGCGGTACCACCGTCGTCGTCGCCGCGGGCAACAGCAACGCCAACGCGTCCGGCTTCACTCCCGCCAACTGCGCCAACGTCATCACCGTGGCGTCGACCAGCCGCGAGGGCAACCGTTCGTTCTACTCGAACTACGGCTCCATCGTGGACGTGGCGGCTCCGGGCGGCGAGACCCGCCGCGGCACCGACACGCCCGGCACCGTCACCACCCCCGAGAACGGCATCTACTCCACGCTGAACTCGGGTGCGACCACCCAGTCGGCCGAGACCTACGAGCCCTACCAGGGCACCTCGATGGCCGCGCCGCACATCGCGGGTCTGGCCGCGCTGCTCAAGTCGGCGAAGGGCACCCTCACCCCGGCCGAGATCGAGTCCGCGATCAAGTCCAACGCGCGTCCGCTGCCCGGTACCTGCACCGGCGGCTGCGGAACCGGCATCGCCGACACGGCCAAGACGGTGGACGCCGTCACCGGCACGACCCCGCCGGCCGGCAACGTCTTCACCAACACCACGAACGTGACGATCTCGGACTACACCACCGTGTCCTCCGCGATCACCGTCACCGGCCGCAGCGGCAACGCGCCCGCCGACCTCAAGGTCGGCGTGGACATCAAGCACACCTGGCGCGGGGACCTGGTCATCGACCTGATCGCCCCCGACGGCACGGTGCGCAACCTGAAGGCGTCCTCCTCCCGGGACAGCGCCGACGACGTCCTGGCCACCTACACCGTCAACGCGTCGAGCGAGCCGGCCAACGGCACCTGGAAACTCCAGGTGCGCGATGTGGCCGGGGGTGACACCGGCTACATCGACTCCTGGAGCCTCACCTTCTGA
- a CDS encoding helix-turn-helix transcriptional regulator: MTTAPHRPAPVGREELLGRLERVLQTRGRALLTGPAGVGKTDVALAEAARAEARGETVLWLSTLPADRDIPGAVAASLVASVAATVTWPVSGAAGPDDAPPEPVHGKGRSQGPGPEPAVGAGPNPALGGGQIPGQTRGGGAGHGGPGTASDTGTPASAAYTGAGSLAVTSSGIFEALPGPQRTAVAMLCREAPLQDGGWDPIALRLGIARILRALTSRGPALLVVDGVQHIDADSADLLRFALHLAPPALRVIAVETPEAYGSEDAHDTHLWVPSEADILLVAPLHADEIAELLIHHRLPSRMAGRIHKASGGNPRLALAVGRSLADARTPVHHAEALTLSGRARDLARQLLGAAPPAVRATLLFAALALRPSAALIRRAGRPNAEADLAAAERADLVSLSEDGAVTFTAGLLPSTLVHDACWAERSAGHAALAGVVDDPVEAVRHRALATDIPDGTLAAEVAEAADLARRRGNSALAAELALLAAESTPVQEGPQRITRLVDAAEEAARAARADLAMRAATDLLARDAAPTDRVRARLAVLDTAGQGLTDLDDMYVHAMEDSEGHTALRAAVQLRLAVKYVLADGDPLRSRAAAVESAALAASVGDLRTATQALTVQARMDRALGVPDAESVLAQARALELAERPLGIRNAAQILTIRHALFDDRLGDARDQIHALLPLVQRRGSVEDRIELSHTLSAVESRIGACASALAHAGRSLALTLEAGLSPGPAWYTLALAETAGGSFGRAASYARRSVQASEEEGDRVFLSRSLYALGRVQLINGDVASALETLRRVQADERAQSTVDPSMLRWHEELAEALLANDAADEAIDLLAEVRPVAERLGRATVLLGCDRAYALTLAAGGKTDEAAELLTVTADRFGKAGLPLERGRALVALARVERRRRRRSAAQSALQAAASVFERAGAVPWLALTTETRAGENGEDSRPVLSSLTEAELRLARLVGQGASNQEAAAKLYLSVKTVEARLTRIYQKLDVRSRSQLATALRS; this comes from the coding sequence GTGACGACCGCACCGCACCGCCCTGCGCCGGTGGGCCGCGAAGAACTCCTCGGCCGTCTCGAACGCGTCCTGCAGACGCGGGGCCGCGCCCTGCTCACCGGGCCGGCGGGCGTCGGCAAGACCGATGTCGCCCTGGCGGAGGCGGCCCGGGCCGAAGCCCGCGGCGAGACCGTGCTCTGGCTCTCGACCCTGCCCGCCGACCGCGACATACCCGGGGCGGTCGCCGCCTCGCTCGTGGCCTCGGTGGCCGCGACCGTGACCTGGCCGGTATCCGGCGCCGCCGGACCGGACGACGCGCCCCCGGAGCCGGTCCACGGAAAGGGACGCAGCCAAGGGCCGGGACCCGAGCCGGCCGTCGGCGCCGGTCCGAACCCCGCCCTCGGGGGGGGCCAGATCCCCGGCCAGACCCGCGGCGGAGGCGCAGGTCACGGCGGCCCCGGCACCGCCTCCGACACCGGGACCCCCGCGTCCGCCGCGTACACGGGGGCCGGTTCGCTCGCCGTCACCTCGTCCGGGATCTTCGAGGCCCTGCCCGGACCGCAGCGCACCGCGGTCGCCATGCTCTGCCGCGAGGCCCCCCTGCAGGACGGTGGCTGGGATCCGATCGCCCTGCGCCTCGGCATCGCCCGGATCCTGCGGGCACTCACGTCCCGCGGACCGGCGCTGCTCGTCGTCGACGGCGTCCAGCACATCGACGCCGACAGCGCCGATCTGCTGCGCTTCGCCCTGCACCTGGCACCGCCCGCGCTCCGCGTCATCGCCGTCGAGACCCCGGAGGCGTACGGCTCCGAGGACGCGCACGACACGCACCTGTGGGTGCCCTCGGAGGCCGACATCCTCCTCGTGGCGCCCCTGCACGCCGACGAGATCGCCGAGCTCCTCATCCACCACCGGCTGCCCTCCCGGATGGCCGGACGCATCCACAAGGCCAGCGGCGGCAATCCCCGGCTGGCGCTGGCGGTCGGCCGCTCGCTCGCCGACGCCCGGACGCCGGTCCACCACGCCGAGGCGCTCACGCTCTCCGGCCGCGCCCGCGACCTGGCCCGGCAGCTCCTCGGTGCGGCGCCGCCCGCGGTCCGCGCGACGCTCCTGTTCGCGGCACTCGCGCTGCGTCCCTCCGCCGCGCTGATCCGCCGGGCCGGACGGCCCAACGCCGAGGCGGACCTCGCCGCGGCCGAACGCGCCGACCTGGTCTCGCTCTCGGAGGACGGCGCGGTCACCTTCACGGCCGGGCTGCTCCCCTCCACCCTCGTCCACGACGCCTGCTGGGCCGAGCGCAGCGCCGGCCACGCCGCGCTCGCCGGGGTGGTGGACGACCCCGTGGAGGCGGTACGGCACCGGGCGCTGGCCACCGACATCCCCGACGGGACCCTGGCCGCCGAGGTGGCCGAGGCGGCGGACCTCGCCCGGCGGCGCGGCAACAGTGCCCTCGCCGCCGAGCTGGCCCTGCTCGCCGCCGAGTCGACGCCCGTCCAGGAAGGCCCCCAGCGGATCACCCGGCTGGTCGACGCCGCCGAGGAGGCCGCGCGGGCCGCCCGGGCCGACCTCGCCATGCGGGCCGCCACCGACCTACTGGCGCGGGACGCGGCGCCCACCGACCGGGTCCGAGCCCGGCTGGCCGTCCTCGACACCGCGGGACAGGGCCTCACCGATCTCGACGACATGTACGTGCACGCGATGGAGGACTCCGAGGGCCATACCGCCCTGCGGGCGGCCGTCCAGCTCAGACTGGCCGTCAAGTACGTGCTGGCCGACGGCGATCCGCTGCGCTCGCGGGCCGCGGCGGTCGAATCGGCCGCGCTCGCCGCCTCGGTGGGCGACCTTCGGACGGCGACCCAGGCCCTGACCGTGCAGGCCCGGATGGACCGGGCCCTCGGGGTACCCGACGCGGAGTCGGTGCTGGCCCAGGCGCGGGCCCTGGAGCTGGCCGAGCGCCCGCTCGGCATCCGCAACGCCGCCCAGATCCTGACGATCCGTCACGCGCTGTTCGACGACCGGCTGGGCGACGCCCGCGACCAGATCCACGCCCTGCTGCCGCTGGTCCAGCGACGCGGCTCGGTGGAGGACCGGATCGAGCTCTCCCACACCCTGTCCGCGGTCGAGTCCCGGATCGGTGCCTGCGCCTCCGCCCTGGCTCACGCCGGACGCTCGCTCGCCCTGACCCTGGAGGCCGGGCTCTCCCCCGGCCCCGCCTGGTACACCCTCGCGCTCGCCGAGACCGCGGGCGGCAGCTTCGGTCGGGCGGCGAGCTACGCCCGGCGCAGCGTGCAGGCGTCCGAGGAGGAAGGCGACCGGGTCTTCCTCTCACGCAGCCTCTACGCCCTGGGCCGAGTGCAGCTGATCAACGGAGACGTCGCATCCGCCCTGGAGACGCTGCGCCGGGTGCAGGCCGACGAACGCGCCCAGTCGACCGTGGACCCGTCCATGCTGCGCTGGCACGAGGAGCTGGCCGAGGCGCTGCTGGCCAACGACGCCGCCGACGAGGCGATCGACCTGCTGGCCGAGGTCCGTCCCGTGGCGGAGCGCCTGGGCCGGGCGACGGTCCTGCTCGGATGTGACCGCGCGTACGCGCTCACCCTGGCGGCGGGCGGGAAGACCGACGAGGCGGCGGAGCTGCTGACCGTCACGGCCGACCGGTTCGGCAAGGCCGGGCTGCCGCTGGAGCGCGGCCGGGCGCTGGTCGCGCTGGCCCGGGTGGAGCGCCGACGGCGGCGCAGGTCGGCGGCGCAGAGCGCCCTCCAGGCGGCGGCCTCGGTGTTCGAACGGGCGGGTGCGGTCCCGTGGCTGGCGCTGACGACCGAGACGCGGGCGGGCGAGAACGGCGAGGACTCCCGTCCGGTGCTCTCCTCGCTCACTGAGGCGGAGCTGCGGCTGGCCCGGCTGGTGGGACAGGGCGCCAGCAACCAGGAGGCGGCGGCCAAGCTGTACCTGAGCGTGAAGACGGTCGAGGCGCGGTTGACCCGGATCTACCAGAAGCTGGACGTCCGCTCGCGCTCCCAGCTCGCGACCGCGCTCAGAAGCTGA
- a CDS encoding DNA/RNA non-specific endonuclease: protein MNPADPSPSPPPPRAGRPRQDALDDRAGYDVSFLGPLVPMPSPARTSVETVPLPYTHFTVLFRPDRRLAAATAVCVEGRELPEEVPRHETWAYDPRLPREQQAGEEFYRDNSLEHGRLVHRLDPAWGPATEASRAVADTLHYTNAVPRGDGLNRAKRLWQGLESHFLSHTPESERRLAVFTGPVLHDADPPYRGLQVPLRFWKVIAFLQDGVLAATAYVLDQSPDMSRDADRALAGAKPGAPPPLGPFRTYQVPVPDVAELTELELGALPDVDLLQSARTPEERWRRLESYDDIVAQA from the coding sequence ATGAACCCAGCCGACCCATCCCCCTCCCCGCCGCCGCCCCGCGCGGGCCGGCCCCGGCAGGACGCGCTCGACGACCGCGCCGGCTACGACGTGTCCTTCCTCGGCCCCCTCGTGCCCATGCCGTCGCCCGCGCGGACCTCGGTGGAGACGGTGCCTCTGCCGTACACCCACTTCACCGTGCTCTTCCGGCCGGACCGCAGGCTCGCCGCCGCGACGGCCGTCTGTGTCGAGGGACGGGAGCTCCCGGAGGAGGTGCCGCGGCACGAGACCTGGGCGTACGATCCGCGGCTTCCCCGGGAGCAGCAGGCCGGCGAGGAGTTCTACCGCGACAACAGCCTGGAGCACGGGCGGTTGGTGCACCGGCTGGATCCGGCGTGGGGTCCGGCGACCGAGGCGAGCCGGGCCGTCGCGGACACCCTCCACTACACGAACGCCGTGCCGCGGGGCGACGGGCTCAACCGGGCCAAGCGGCTCTGGCAGGGCCTGGAGAGCCATTTCCTGTCCCACACGCCCGAGTCCGAGCGCCGGCTGGCCGTGTTCACCGGACCGGTGCTGCACGACGCCGACCCTCCCTACCGAGGGCTCCAGGTGCCGCTGCGGTTCTGGAAGGTGATCGCCTTCCTGCAGGACGGCGTGCTGGCGGCGACGGCGTACGTCCTCGACCAGAGCCCCGACATGAGCCGGGACGCGGACCGGGCGCTGGCCGGGGCGAAGCCGGGCGCGCCACCGCCGCTCGGCCCGTTCCGTACGTACCAGGTGCCGGTCCCGGACGTCGCCGAGCTGACCGAGCTGGAGTTGGGGGCCCTGCCCGACGTCGATCTGTTGCAGTCCGCGCGGACACCGGAGGAGCGCTGGCGGCGCCTGGAGTCGTACGACGACATCGTGGCCCAGGCGTGA
- a CDS encoding glyceraldehyde-3-phosphate dehydrogenase, protein MTVKDDSFTNWKNREEIAESMIPIIGKMHRERDVTVLLHSRSLVNKSVVSILKTHRFARQIAGEELSVTETMPFLQALTTLDLGPSQIDIGMLAATYRDDDRGLSVQEFTAEAVAGATGANKIERREARDVVLYGFGRIGRLVARLLIEKAGSGNGLRLRAIVVRGGGRATEDLVKRASLLRRDSIHGQFHGTITVDEANSTIVANGNEIKVIYADDPSEIDYTAYGIDNAILIDNTGKWRDREGLSLHLRPGIDKVVLTAPGKGDVPNIVHGVNHDTIKPDERVLSCASCTTNAIVPPLKAMDDEYGVLRGHVETVHSFTNDQNLLDNYHKADRRGRSAPLNMVITETGAASAVAKALPELKAPITGSSIRVPVPDVSIAILSLRLGRETTREEVLDHLRDVSLTSPLKRQIDFTTAPDAVSSDFIGSRHASIVDAGATKVDGDNAILYLWYDNEFGYSCQVIRVVQHVSGVEYPTFPAPAV, encoded by the coding sequence GTGACTGTCAAAGACGACTCGTTCACCAACTGGAAGAACCGCGAGGAGATCGCGGAGTCGATGATCCCGATCATCGGGAAGATGCACCGCGAGCGGGACGTGACCGTCCTGCTTCACAGCCGCTCCTTGGTGAACAAGTCGGTGGTGAGCATCCTCAAGACCCACCGCTTCGCCCGGCAGATCGCCGGTGAGGAGCTCTCGGTCACCGAGACGATGCCGTTCCTCCAGGCACTCACCACCCTCGACCTCGGCCCCTCGCAGATCGACATCGGCATGCTCGCCGCGACGTACCGCGACGACGACCGCGGCCTGTCGGTGCAGGAGTTCACCGCCGAGGCCGTCGCCGGCGCCACCGGCGCCAACAAGATCGAGCGCCGCGAGGCCCGCGACGTCGTCCTCTACGGCTTCGGTCGCATCGGCCGGCTCGTCGCCCGCCTCCTCATCGAGAAGGCCGGTTCCGGCAACGGTCTGCGGCTGCGCGCCATCGTCGTCCGCGGGGGCGGCCGGGCCACCGAGGACCTCGTCAAGCGTGCCTCGCTGCTGCGCCGTGACTCGATCCACGGCCAGTTCCACGGCACCATCACCGTCGACGAGGCGAACAGCACGATCGTCGCCAACGGCAACGAGATCAAGGTCATCTACGCGGACGACCCCTCCGAGATCGACTACACGGCGTACGGCATCGACAACGCCATCCTGATCGACAACACGGGCAAGTGGCGCGACCGCGAGGGCCTGTCGCTGCACCTGCGCCCGGGGATCGACAAGGTCGTCCTGACCGCCCCGGGCAAGGGCGACGTCCCCAACATCGTGCACGGCGTCAACCACGACACGATCAAGCCGGACGAGCGGGTCCTGTCCTGCGCGTCCTGCACCACCAACGCCATCGTGCCGCCACTGAAGGCGATGGACGACGAGTACGGCGTCCTGCGCGGACACGTGGAGACCGTCCACTCCTTCACCAACGACCAGAACCTGCTGGACAACTACCACAAGGCCGACCGCCGCGGCCGCTCCGCGCCGCTCAACATGGTCATCACCGAGACCGGCGCCGCCTCGGCCGTCGCCAAGGCGCTCCCGGAGCTGAAGGCGCCCATCACCGGCAGCTCGATCCGCGTGCCGGTCCCGGACGTCTCGATCGCCATCCTCAGCCTGCGCCTCGGCCGCGAGACCACCCGCGAGGAGGTCCTCGACCACCTCCGCGACGTCTCGCTGACCTCGCCGCTCAAGCGGCAGATCGACTTCACCACGGCCCCCGACGCGGTCTCCAGCGACTTCATCGGCTCGCGCCACGCCTCGATCGTCGACGCCGGTGCCACCAAGGTCGACGGCGACAACGCGATCCTGTACCTCTGGTACGACAACGAGTTCGGCTACTCCTGCCAGGTCATCCGGGTCGTCCAGCACGTCTCCGGCGTCGAGTACCCGACCTTCCCGGCCCCGGCGGTCTGA